Proteins from a single region of Candidatus Hydrogenedentota bacterium:
- a CDS encoding RimK family protein, with protein sequence MSVLIVVNRPQNWPLDIKVGEVVAARDYLTNPKFYRLRGARVFNLCRSYRYQSTGYYVSLLATARGHKPLPSIETIQDMKSAAIIRLASDELEELIQSSLKPIHSREFTLSIYFGRNMAKRYDKLCGYVFRHFQSPFMRAKFVLDDEDGWQLSSLRTISANEIPEDHHDFVVEVTQDYFENSRVIAPWRSAARYDIAILHNPAELDPPSNERALEKFVKAAKRLDMDAELVEKEDYGTLPQFDGLFIRETTSVDHHTYRWSRRAHAEGLVVIDDPDSIVKCGNKVYLAELMDLHHVRVPKTLIAHKGNQEEVLTEIGLPCILKQPDSSFSQGVHKATTEEQLHEILESLLDESDLVIAQEFLPTDYDWRIGVLDGKALYACRYHMAEKHWQIQRRDDKGKTHYGKVDTLPIEDAPDHVVHTALRASKLIGNGFYGVDLKQSGRRTYVIEVNDNPSIEAGFEDRVLKDDLYLRVMEVFLARIEAQKEAREDK encoded by the coding sequence ATGTCGGTACTCATAGTGGTCAACCGGCCGCAGAACTGGCCGCTCGATATCAAGGTCGGCGAAGTCGTCGCCGCGCGCGATTATCTGACCAATCCGAAGTTTTACCGCCTGCGCGGCGCGCGCGTGTTCAACCTGTGCCGGTCGTACCGCTATCAGAGCACGGGATACTACGTGTCGCTGCTGGCGACGGCGCGCGGGCACAAACCGCTGCCGAGCATCGAAACGATCCAGGACATGAAATCCGCGGCGATCATCCGCCTTGCATCCGACGAACTGGAGGAACTGATTCAGTCGAGTTTGAAGCCGATTCATTCGCGCGAGTTTACGTTGAGCATCTACTTCGGCCGCAACATGGCCAAGCGCTACGACAAATTGTGCGGGTACGTTTTCCGCCACTTCCAGTCGCCCTTTATGCGCGCGAAGTTTGTGCTTGATGACGAAGACGGCTGGCAGCTCTCCAGCCTTCGCACGATTTCCGCCAATGAAATCCCCGAGGACCATCACGATTTCGTCGTCGAGGTGACCCAGGACTATTTCGAGAACTCCCGCGTCATCGCGCCTTGGCGATCGGCCGCGCGCTACGACATCGCGATTCTTCACAATCCGGCCGAGCTTGACCCGCCGTCGAACGAGCGCGCGCTGGAGAAATTCGTCAAGGCCGCGAAACGACTCGATATGGACGCGGAACTGGTCGAGAAGGAAGACTACGGGACGCTGCCGCAGTTCGACGGACTGTTCATTCGCGAGACGACGAGTGTAGACCATCACACGTACCGCTGGTCGCGGCGCGCGCACGCGGAGGGCCTCGTCGTCATCGACGATCCGGACTCGATCGTGAAGTGCGGCAATAAGGTCTACCTCGCCGAACTTATGGATCTGCACCACGTACGCGTGCCGAAGACGCTGATTGCGCACAAGGGAAATCAGGAGGAGGTGCTCACGGAAATCGGCCTGCCGTGCATACTCAAGCAACCGGACAGCTCCTTTTCCCAGGGCGTCCACAAGGCCACGACCGAAGAGCAGCTTCACGAGATACTGGAGAGCCTTCTCGACGAATCCGACCTGGTCATCGCGCAGGAATTTCTGCCGACGGACTATGACTGGCGCATCGGCGTGCTGGACGGCAAAGCCCTCTACGCGTGCCGCTATCACATGGCGGAGAAGCACTGGCAAATCCAGCGCCGCGACGACAAAGGGAAGACGCATTACGGCAAGGTCGACACGTTGCCCATCGAGGACGCGCCGGACCACGTCGTGCATACGGCGCTGCGCGCGAGCAAGTTGATCGGCAACGGATTCTACGGCGTCGACCTGAAACAAAGCGGGAGGCGCACGTACGTCATCGAGGTCAACGACAACCCCAGCATCGAGGCGGGATTCGAGGACCGTGTCCTCAAGGACGATCTCTACCTGCGCGTCATGGAGGTGTTTCTCGCGCGCATCGAGGCGCAGAAGGAAGCGCGCGAAGACAAATGA
- a CDS encoding DUF1080 domain-containing protein, giving the protein MLKVTFGIAVALIVSLAAFAETPAPAEATGKMSAEEQADGFKPLFNGKDLDGWWIRGTNKDAYQVKDGNLLVTGAEGGDWIFTNDEYGDFVLRYEYRCVSGEGNSGVCIRAPKEGNPAFAGIEIQVLRPGWEVPYQRSGSLYHTVAPTVEADKKFGEWNSVEVYANGANIRTTMNGTVIYDVQITDFTKEKLEKEAVPDDWRKPLDDRPLKGYIGLQDHSDSVEFRNMRVKSLDKGTVKDKKKD; this is encoded by the coding sequence ATGTTGAAGGTGACGTTCGGAATTGCAGTCGCGCTGATCGTTTCGCTCGCGGCGTTCGCGGAAACGCCCGCGCCGGCGGAGGCGACGGGAAAGATGTCGGCTGAGGAACAGGCGGACGGGTTCAAGCCGTTGTTCAACGGCAAGGATCTCGACGGCTGGTGGATTCGCGGGACGAACAAGGACGCGTATCAGGTGAAGGACGGGAACCTGCTCGTGACGGGCGCGGAAGGCGGGGACTGGATCTTCACGAACGACGAGTACGGCGACTTCGTGCTGCGCTACGAGTATCGTTGCGTCAGCGGCGAGGGGAATTCGGGAGTGTGTATCCGCGCACCGAAGGAAGGCAACCCTGCGTTCGCCGGCATCGAGATTCAGGTGTTGCGTCCGGGTTGGGAAGTCCCGTACCAGCGCTCCGGCTCCCTGTACCACACCGTCGCGCCGACGGTCGAGGCGGACAAGAAGTTTGGCGAATGGAACAGCGTCGAGGTGTATGCGAACGGCGCGAACATCCGCACGACTATGAACGGCACGGTGATCTACGATGTGCAGATTACCGACTTCACGAAGGAAAAACTCGAGAAGGAAGCCGTACCCGACGATTGGCGCAAGCCGCTCGACGATCGGCCGCTGAAAGGATACATCGGCTTGCAGGACCATTCCGATTCGGTCGAGTTCCGCAACATGCGCGTGAAGTCGCTCGACAAGGGCACGGTCAAGGACAAGAAGAAGGACTAA
- a CDS encoding Gfo/Idh/MocA family oxidoreductase has product MSKKQDVTRRDFIRGAAKAAAGVTAGAAAAQTAQASPEVFKRILPQTIIGANEKIRTGHIGVGGMGTRNLQIVMNRDAQDIQPIMVCDLFPTYTKRAVQLVSKGVGKGGFDPPTETAKFEEVIANKDVDAVVVVTPDHWHTIPTLMAIDAGKDVYCEKPLCATIEEAIAVRDKVKNSKQVYQSGTIQRSGKYFQEAVEMIKSGYIGKVGRVECWNHDESTIEGIGNPTDPKPEWLDWDRYIGWTPKVEYNKNRYIYNFRWFTDYSGGKITDWGTHLLDIAIWAMGQDKQPKNVTASSGNLILADNRTTPDTLDVFWEFDDYILSFSNRAWSPDWWYDQVGEKKVPSPGHGIFFHGTLGTMRVDRLGYAVYPFGANSKLGKAEPKSVRDALEGDMNVAHWQNFADCVRSRQSPICNIDVAFQTAVICLTGKCAYLANQKLQWDANALKFAGKDADAVKVANEWAYRPYQNGWSLKAPYMA; this is encoded by the coding sequence ATGTCGAAGAAGCAGGATGTGACCCGCAGAGATTTCATTCGGGGGGCGGCAAAGGCGGCAGCAGGCGTGACGGCGGGAGCCGCCGCGGCGCAGACGGCGCAGGCGTCGCCGGAGGTGTTCAAACGGATTCTGCCGCAGACGATTATCGGCGCGAACGAAAAAATCCGTACGGGCCACATTGGCGTGGGCGGCATGGGCACGCGCAACCTGCAAATCGTCATGAACCGCGACGCGCAGGACATCCAGCCGATTATGGTGTGCGATCTGTTCCCGACCTATACGAAGCGCGCAGTACAGTTGGTGTCGAAGGGCGTGGGCAAGGGCGGGTTCGATCCGCCCACCGAAACCGCCAAGTTCGAGGAGGTCATTGCGAACAAGGACGTGGACGCCGTGGTCGTCGTGACGCCGGACCATTGGCACACCATCCCGACGTTGATGGCGATTGATGCGGGCAAGGACGTGTATTGCGAGAAGCCGTTGTGCGCGACGATTGAAGAAGCCATCGCCGTGCGCGACAAGGTGAAGAACTCTAAGCAGGTCTATCAGTCGGGCACGATTCAGCGCAGCGGCAAGTACTTTCAGGAAGCCGTCGAGATGATCAAGAGCGGCTACATCGGCAAAGTGGGCCGCGTCGAATGTTGGAACCACGACGAGAGCACCATCGAGGGTATCGGCAACCCGACGGATCCAAAACCCGAATGGCTCGATTGGGACAGGTATATCGGCTGGACGCCGAAAGTCGAGTACAACAAGAACCGGTACATCTACAATTTCCGCTGGTTCACCGATTACTCCGGCGGAAAAATCACGGACTGGGGCACGCACCTGCTCGATATTGCCATCTGGGCGATGGGACAGGACAAGCAGCCGAAGAACGTCACGGCGTCGAGCGGTAACCTCATCCTCGCGGACAACCGCACAACACCGGACACGCTCGACGTGTTCTGGGAGTTCGACGATTACATCCTCAGTTTCTCGAATCGCGCGTGGAGCCCGGATTGGTGGTACGACCAGGTGGGCGAGAAGAAGGTGCCGAGCCCGGGCCACGGAATCTTTTTCCACGGCACGCTGGGCACGATGCGCGTGGATCGTCTCGGCTACGCGGTCTATCCGTTCGGCGCGAACAGCAAGCTCGGCAAGGCCGAGCCGAAATCCGTGCGCGACGCGCTCGAGGGCGACATGAATGTCGCGCATTGGCAGAACTTCGCGGACTGCGTGCGCTCGCGCCAGTCTCCGATCTGCAATATTGATGTTGCGTTCCAGACCGCGGTCATTTGCCTTACGGGCAAGTGCGCCTATCTCGCGAACCAGAAATTGCAGTGGGACGCGAACGCGCTGAAGTTCGCCGGGAAGGATGCGGACGCGGTGAAGGTGGCGAATGAGTGGGCGTACCGGCCGTATCAGAACGGGTGGAGTTTGAAGGCGCCGTATATGGCGTAG
- a CDS encoding twin-arginine translocation signal domain-containing protein: MLHRVQRETSRLSRRAFLGAAAIGSAAIGVGARAAIPTERRWAAVRGVVASGIIGSVRVASAIVPLDGDAGLHDAQREWHGKQLPAAVAECLDGLFGALALQRPAAMNTAAYAGTFSITCVTEDGRRVAIAGVASSPFSMTVRGTAGSLRTSNRRIQIESQGRWREVRF, encoded by the coding sequence ATGCTTCATCGGGTCCAACGAGAAACTTCGCGGCTATCGCGGCGCGCTTTCTTAGGCGCGGCGGCGATTGGCTCGGCGGCCATCGGTGTTGGCGCACGCGCGGCGATCCCCACGGAACGCCGTTGGGCCGCGGTGCGCGGCGTCGTCGCAAGCGGGATAATTGGCTCGGTGCGCGTAGCCAGCGCCATCGTCCCGCTGGATGGCGACGCGGGCCTGCATGACGCGCAGCGCGAATGGCACGGGAAGCAGTTGCCGGCGGCGGTCGCCGAGTGCCTTGACGGTTTGTTCGGCGCGCTCGCACTGCAACGTCCGGCGGCGATGAACACGGCCGCCTACGCCGGCACGTTCTCGATAACGTGCGTTACGGAGGACGGGCGCCGGGTCGCAATTGCCGGGGTGGCGTCATCGCCATTCTCGATGACGGTCCGCGGGACCGCAGGCTCGCTGCGTACGAGCAATCGCAGAATCCAGATCGAATCGCAGGGACGCTGGCGGGAAGTACGGTTTTGA
- a CDS encoding glutamate--cysteine ligase, with amino-acid sequence MTHPPSFHLFERYGVELEYMIVDAETLDVKPITDEVLKAVAGRYTNEVERGAVTWSNELVLHVIELKSTVPLESIDGVFRDYQDNVRDINALLAPRGARLMPTAMHPWMDPFTNTRLWPHDNNEIYDAFNKVFDCRGHGWSNLQSVHLNLPFANDDEFARLHAAIRFLMPIMPALAASSPIIELRATGLLDNRMDVYQTNCKRIPAVTGLVIPEPVYSPEEYEREILQQMYGEIAPFDPDGILQDEWLNARGAIARFERNTIEVRVLDVQECPAADLAVVCALTGVLRGLCEEKWVAFEDQKRWPTEALHEMLVGVIRGGERAPIASPDYGRVFGVGAGATVGDLWRTLADDSAAYRKGIAPDDLSRIGVARVYGRLCECLEQGAMFL; translated from the coding sequence ATGACGCATCCGCCGTCCTTCCATTTGTTCGAGCGCTACGGCGTCGAACTCGAGTACATGATCGTCGATGCCGAAACGCTCGACGTGAAACCAATTACGGACGAAGTGCTGAAAGCCGTAGCGGGGCGGTACACGAACGAGGTCGAGCGCGGCGCGGTGACGTGGTCCAACGAACTGGTCCTGCACGTCATTGAACTGAAATCGACGGTTCCGCTGGAATCGATTGACGGCGTGTTTCGCGACTACCAGGACAATGTCCGCGACATCAACGCGCTGCTCGCGCCGAGGGGCGCGCGGCTCATGCCCACGGCGATGCATCCGTGGATGGACCCGTTCACGAATACGCGTCTGTGGCCGCACGACAACAATGAGATTTACGACGCGTTCAACAAGGTTTTCGACTGCCGCGGACACGGGTGGTCAAACCTGCAGAGCGTGCATTTGAACCTGCCTTTCGCGAATGACGACGAATTCGCGCGGTTGCACGCGGCAATCCGGTTTCTCATGCCGATCATGCCCGCGCTCGCGGCGAGCTCGCCGATCATCGAGCTGCGCGCGACGGGCCTGCTCGACAACCGGATGGACGTATACCAGACGAACTGCAAGCGCATCCCGGCCGTCACGGGACTCGTAATTCCCGAGCCGGTGTATTCGCCGGAGGAGTACGAGCGCGAAATCCTGCAGCAGATGTACGGGGAGATTGCGCCGTTCGACCCGGACGGCATCCTGCAGGACGAGTGGCTCAACGCGCGCGGGGCGATCGCGCGATTCGAACGGAACACGATCGAGGTGCGCGTGCTCGATGTTCAGGAGTGTCCCGCCGCCGATCTCGCGGTTGTGTGCGCATTGACGGGGGTGTTGCGGGGGTTGTGCGAGGAGAAGTGGGTCGCGTTCGAGGACCAGAAGCGCTGGCCGACCGAAGCGCTGCACGAGATGCTGGTCGGTGTGATTCGCGGCGGCGAACGCGCGCCGATTGCGAGCCCAGATTACGGCAGGGTCTTTGGCGTGGGCGCCGGCGCGACGGTGGGCGATCTGTGGCGCACGCTGGCGGACGATTCGGCGGCGTATCGGAAAGGTATCGCGCCGGACGATTTGTCGCGCATCGGTGTCGCGCGTGTGTATGGGAGGTTGTGCGAGTGCCTCGAGCAGGGGGCGATGTTTTTGTAG